The following are from one region of the Geoalkalibacter subterraneus genome:
- the glyQ gene encoding glycine--tRNA ligase subunit alpha: MTFQDLILSLQQYWAEQGCIIQQPYDLEKGAGTFNPATFLRVLGPEPWKVAYVEPSRRPTDGRYGENPNRLQHYYQFQVILKPSPMNIQELYLDSLKSFGIDAAEHDIRFVEDDWESPTLGAWGLGWEVWLDGMEITQFTYFQQAGGIDLKPVSGEITYGCERIAMYLQGVDNVYDLEWVEGVKYGDVHHQTEVEFSHYNFEEADTNMLFALFGMYEKECIRLAEKSLVFPAYDFVLKCSHAFNLLDARGAISVTERANYIGRVRNLSKLCAQGYVAQREKLGFPLLKKG; the protein is encoded by the coding sequence GTGACCTTTCAAGACCTGATTCTTTCCCTTCAGCAATATTGGGCCGAACAGGGCTGCATCATCCAGCAGCCCTATGATCTGGAAAAAGGTGCCGGGACTTTCAACCCCGCCACCTTTCTTCGGGTGCTGGGGCCCGAGCCGTGGAAGGTGGCCTATGTTGAACCTTCGCGCCGCCCCACTGACGGCCGCTACGGCGAAAATCCCAACCGCCTCCAGCACTACTATCAGTTTCAGGTTATCCTGAAGCCCTCGCCCATGAATATTCAGGAACTCTATCTCGACTCCCTCAAAAGTTTCGGTATCGACGCCGCTGAACACGACATCCGCTTTGTGGAGGACGACTGGGAGTCGCCCACCCTTGGAGCCTGGGGGCTGGGCTGGGAAGTCTGGCTCGACGGCATGGAGATCACCCAGTTTACCTATTTTCAGCAGGCGGGCGGGATCGACCTCAAACCGGTCAGTGGCGAAATCACCTACGGGTGCGAGCGTATTGCCATGTACCTGCAGGGCGTGGACAACGTCTACGACCTCGAATGGGTGGAAGGCGTCAAGTACGGCGATGTGCACCATCAGACCGAAGTCGAGTTCTCTCATTACAATTTCGAGGAGGCCGATACCAATATGCTGTTCGCCCTTTTCGGCATGTACGAGAAGGAATGCATTCGCCTGGCGGAAAAATCCCTGGTGTTTCCCGCCTACGATTTCGTGCTCAAGTGCTCCCATGCTTTCAATCTTCTCGATGCGCGCGGCGCTATTTCAGTGACTGAACGCGCCAACTACATCGGGCGCGTGCGCAATTTGTCCAAGCTTTGCGCTCAGGGTTACGTGGCGCAGCGCGAAAAGCTGGGTTTCCCGCTACTTAAAAAAGGCTGA
- the mgtE gene encoding magnesium transporter, translating to MEQKHQLLLDTARRLIRRGAYPHLSKLLSKIHPADIAHLFRYLDLKEQRILFNLIEDPEISAYVLSELDHSTGAQLLEQIDRETITEVLQEMPYDDAVDIIRNMPDELAEEILNIMQDEDSTEIEQLLSYDEDSAGGIMSTEIFSLREDMSVQEAIEALQRAEDVEMVFYLYVTDEYNHLVGVLSLRQLLTVPPQTQLKDIMTRDVIRVTTDTDQEEVAHLVARYNILAIPVVDESNKLMGIVTVDDVIDVMREEATEDIFKMAGASEEELLYGFKSFKIARLRLPWLLVNLFGGVITGYLMWMFKATLEQIVALVSFVPVITGMGGNVGGQSATIVVRGFATGRIDMGTLRRVFFKELRVGFIMGTVCGSTIGLVAWFWHHNPYLGLVVGLAMVTAMTVAASMGVLAPTFFKKIGVDPAIASSPFVQTANDITGILIYFGTATMFLQLLL from the coding sequence ATGGAACAAAAGCATCAGCTTCTCCTTGATACGGCGCGTCGTCTTATTCGTCGAGGTGCCTATCCGCACCTCTCCAAGCTGCTTTCCAAAATACATCCTGCAGATATTGCGCACCTCTTTCGTTACCTCGATCTTAAAGAGCAGCGCATTCTCTTCAACCTGATCGAGGACCCGGAAATTTCGGCCTACGTGCTGTCCGAACTCGATCACAGCACGGGAGCGCAGCTGCTTGAGCAGATCGACCGTGAGACGATCACCGAAGTGCTTCAGGAAATGCCGTATGATGATGCGGTAGATATTATCCGCAACATGCCTGACGAGCTTGCGGAGGAAATCCTCAACATCATGCAGGATGAGGATTCCACCGAGATCGAACAGCTTCTCAGCTACGATGAAGACAGCGCCGGCGGCATCATGTCGACGGAGATTTTCTCGCTGCGCGAGGACATGAGCGTTCAGGAGGCCATCGAGGCGCTGCAGCGGGCAGAAGATGTGGAGATGGTTTTCTATCTCTATGTCACCGACGAATACAACCATCTGGTCGGCGTGCTCTCTCTGCGTCAGCTGCTGACCGTGCCGCCCCAAACACAGCTGAAGGATATCATGACGCGTGATGTCATCCGCGTCACCACCGACACCGACCAGGAAGAGGTGGCGCACCTGGTGGCGCGCTACAATATCCTGGCTATCCCCGTCGTAGACGAAAGCAACAAGCTGATGGGTATCGTGACCGTCGACGACGTCATCGACGTCATGCGCGAAGAGGCCACCGAGGATATCTTCAAGATGGCCGGCGCCAGTGAGGAGGAGCTGCTCTACGGCTTCAAATCCTTTAAAATCGCCCGTCTGCGCCTGCCCTGGCTGCTCGTCAATCTTTTTGGCGGAGTGATCACCGGCTACCTGATGTGGATGTTCAAGGCGACCCTGGAACAGATCGTTGCCCTGGTCTCCTTCGTGCCGGTCATCACGGGCATGGGGGGCAACGTCGGCGGTCAGTCCGCCACCATCGTCGTGCGCGGTTTTGCCACCGGCCGCATCGATATGGGGACTCTGCGACGGGTTTTTTTCAAGGAGCTGCGCGTTGGTTTTATCATGGGGACGGTCTGCGGCTCGACGATCGGGCTGGTGGCCTGGTTCTGGCACCATAACCCGTACCTGGGGCTGGTGGTGGGACTGGCCATGGTGACCGCTATGACGGTTGCGGCCAGTATGGGAGTGCTGGCGCCGACCTTTTTCAAGAAAATAGGCGTTGATCCCGCCATCGCCTCCAGCCCCTTTGTGCAGACGGCCAACGATATTACCGGCATTCTCATCTATTTCGGGACAGCCACCATGTTTCTGCAGCTTTTGTTGTAA
- a CDS encoding Rossmann-like and DUF2520 domain-containing protein, translating into MKPKRLAIIGTGAVGQSVASLLHDAGHDIRAIISRDRRRAVSAARFAGVRQAATTDMSCVREAEIILLAVSDDQIGSVAAHLRRKVGLAPGTVLIHFSGIHRADILLGDQADGLHALAIHPLKSFPDEVVGVRALPGSPFAIEGDEELLPLAQELIQAMGGIAFRIKGEQKPLYHAAACVASNYMVTLVSVARDIMAACGFSQQDAFRMLTSLMKDTGKNLAALGPENALTGPIARGDVRTVEKHLRALEALPEDVGEIYRVLGRKTVELARHKGALAAEQAREILKALDE; encoded by the coding sequence ATGAAACCGAAACGACTAGCCATTATCGGCACAGGCGCAGTGGGACAGAGTGTCGCCAGCCTGCTGCATGACGCGGGGCACGATATCCGGGCCATTATCAGCCGCGACCGCAGACGGGCCGTCTCTGCCGCCCGCTTTGCCGGGGTTCGGCAGGCGGCCACGACGGATATGTCCTGCGTGCGCGAGGCGGAAATCATCCTGCTGGCGGTCAGCGACGACCAAATCGGTTCAGTAGCGGCCCACCTGCGTCGCAAAGTCGGGTTGGCCCCCGGCACAGTTTTGATCCATTTCAGCGGCATCCACCGCGCGGACATTCTGCTGGGAGATCAGGCGGACGGGCTTCACGCCCTGGCCATTCACCCCCTCAAATCATTCCCGGATGAGGTGGTCGGTGTCCGGGCCCTGCCGGGCAGCCCTTTTGCAATAGAGGGTGACGAAGAACTTCTGCCGCTGGCGCAGGAACTGATTCAGGCAATGGGCGGGATCGCCTTTCGTATCAAAGGGGAACAGAAACCCCTCTATCACGCAGCGGCCTGCGTTGCCTCCAACTACATGGTCACTCTTGTCAGCGTGGCGCGCGACATCATGGCGGCCTGCGGCTTCAGCCAGCAGGACGCCTTCCGCATGCTGACCTCGCTGATGAAGGATACAGGAAAAAACCTGGCCGCCCTCGGTCCGGAAAACGCTCTGACCGGTCCTATCGCCCGTGGCGATGTCCGCACCGTGGAAAAGCACCTGCGCGCCCTGGAAGCGTTGCCTGAAGATGTCGGGGAAATTTATCGTGTGCTGGGTCGAAAAACGGTTGAACTGGCACGTCATAAGGGAGCGTTGGCAGCCGAACAAGCCCGCGAAATTCTGAAAGCGCTTGATGAGTAG
- a CDS encoding hemerythrin domain-containing protein: MEKVDVTQVMVEEHRLILRMIALLERNVEQMEQGRFRDWQFFLDAVDFIRNYADRFHHAKEEDVLFEALVKNGMPKENSPVAAMLMTHDQGRTLVRAMEEAALKAQAGETGQIPVIAENARGYAELLRDHIDKEDNILYPLAERVLPAEVRPEMVQAYRDAEARDPDIESRYRRMVEEYEKQSAA, from the coding sequence ATGGAAAAGGTGGATGTCACCCAGGTGATGGTGGAGGAACACCGGCTTATTCTGCGCATGATCGCCCTGCTTGAGCGCAACGTCGAACAGATGGAGCAGGGGCGCTTTCGCGACTGGCAGTTTTTCCTCGATGCCGTTGATTTTATCCGCAACTATGCCGACCGTTTTCACCATGCCAAAGAGGAAGACGTGTTGTTCGAGGCCCTGGTGAAGAACGGCATGCCCAAGGAGAATTCACCGGTCGCCGCGATGCTGATGACCCATGACCAGGGGCGGACTCTGGTGCGTGCCATGGAAGAAGCGGCTTTGAAAGCGCAGGCGGGTGAAACGGGGCAGATTCCGGTGATTGCAGAAAATGCGCGCGGCTATGCCGAACTGCTGCGCGATCACATCGACAAGGAAGACAACATTCTCTATCCCCTGGCTGAACGGGTGCTGCCCGCCGAGGTCCGGCCCGAAATGGTACAGGCCTACCGGGATGCCGAAGCGCGGGACCCGGACATTGAAAGTCGCTACCGGCGCATGGTGGAAGAATACGAAAAACAGAGTGCGGCCTGA
- the ppdK gene encoding pyruvate, phosphate dikinase: MARKYVYFFGEGKAEGRGDMKELLGGKGANLAEMTSIGLPVPPGFTLSTEVCTEFYKNNRQYPDGLTEEVEKNLARVEELMGKKFGDPENPLLVSVRSGARVSMPGMMDTVLNLGLNDETVKGVIKQSGDERFAYDSYRRFIQMYSNVVLGMNGEILEDLLEEMKEERDVELDTQLSSADMKALVQQFKDKVKETLGRDFPTDPREQLWGAIGAVFGSWMNPRAITYRRLNNIPAEWGTAVTVQSMVFGNMGDDCATGVAFTRNPSTGEKIFFGEFLVNAQGEDVVAGIRTPQPINKGKGDSDLPSMEEVLPECYAQLMKIQQILETHYRDMQDIEFTIEKHKLYMLQTRSGKRTARAAVQIAVDMVKEGLIGEKEAVLRVEPRQLDQLLHPSLDPKASKEVIAKGLPASPGAVNGEVVFTADEAEDAARIGLKVILVRIETSPEDIHGMHAAQGILTARGGMTSHAAVVARGMGKCCVAGCGDIKVDYSKQQFATKSGAIIRKGDVITLDGSTGEVMQGAVPTVSPELTGDFAMLMEWVDKFRKLKVRTNADTPNDAAVARKFGAEGIGLCRTEHMFFDAERIMAVREMILSEDVEGRKKALTKILPMQKSDFKGLFREMKGLPVTIRLLDPPLHEFLPQKEAEIEEIAKVMGVDASVLRHKVDYLHEFNPMLGHRGCRLGITYPEIYDMQVQAIMEAACELIQEEGYRIVPEIMIPLVGHVKELEIMRANAVRIADGVIERLGAKVEYLIGTMIELPRAALTADEVASQADFFSFGTNDLTQTTFGLSRDDAGKFLPQYVEQNILPNDPFVTLDQRGVGQLVEMGCEKGRKARPGIKLGICGEHGGDPESVIFCHKIGLDYVSCSPFRVPIARLAAAHAALMDEA, translated from the coding sequence ATGGCACGGAAGTATGTTTATTTCTTCGGCGAGGGGAAAGCCGAAGGCCGCGGCGACATGAAAGAGCTGCTGGGCGGCAAAGGAGCCAACCTGGCGGAAATGACTTCCATCGGGTTGCCCGTACCGCCCGGATTCACCCTTTCCACCGAGGTCTGCACCGAGTTTTACAAGAACAACCGTCAGTATCCAGACGGACTCACCGAAGAGGTGGAAAAGAACCTTGCGCGGGTCGAGGAGCTGATGGGGAAAAAGTTCGGTGATCCTGAGAATCCGCTGCTCGTTTCGGTTCGCTCCGGCGCACGTGTCTCCATGCCCGGCATGATGGATACCGTCCTCAACCTCGGGCTCAATGATGAAACCGTCAAAGGGGTGATCAAGCAGAGCGGGGACGAGCGGTTTGCCTACGATTCCTATCGTCGTTTCATTCAGATGTATTCCAACGTGGTGCTGGGCATGAACGGCGAAATCCTTGAAGATCTTCTCGAAGAGATGAAAGAGGAGCGTGACGTCGAGCTCGACACCCAGCTCTCTTCTGCCGACATGAAGGCCCTGGTTCAGCAGTTCAAGGACAAGGTCAAGGAGACCCTGGGACGCGATTTCCCCACCGATCCCCGCGAGCAGCTGTGGGGAGCCATCGGTGCGGTGTTCGGCTCCTGGATGAACCCCCGCGCCATTACCTATCGCCGCTTGAACAATATCCCTGCTGAATGGGGCACTGCAGTCACCGTACAGTCCATGGTGTTTGGCAACATGGGAGACGACTGCGCCACCGGCGTGGCCTTTACCCGCAACCCGTCCACCGGCGAAAAAATCTTTTTCGGCGAATTCCTGGTCAACGCCCAGGGCGAGGACGTGGTGGCCGGTATCCGCACGCCTCAGCCGATCAACAAAGGGAAGGGCGATTCCGATCTGCCATCCATGGAAGAGGTTCTGCCCGAGTGTTACGCGCAGCTGATGAAAATTCAGCAGATCCTCGAAACTCATTACCGCGACATGCAGGATATCGAATTCACCATTGAAAAGCACAAGCTCTATATGCTGCAGACGCGAAGCGGCAAGCGCACCGCACGGGCGGCGGTGCAAATCGCCGTGGACATGGTCAAAGAGGGCCTGATCGGCGAAAAGGAAGCGGTTTTGCGGGTCGAGCCGCGTCAGCTCGACCAGTTGCTGCATCCCTCGCTTGATCCCAAGGCAAGCAAGGAAGTCATCGCCAAGGGACTGCCCGCATCGCCCGGTGCGGTCAACGGCGAGGTGGTTTTTACCGCCGACGAAGCCGAAGATGCCGCCCGCATCGGGCTCAAAGTGATTCTGGTGCGGATCGAAACCAGCCCCGAAGATATTCACGGCATGCACGCTGCTCAGGGGATCCTGACCGCCCGCGGGGGAATGACCTCCCACGCGGCTGTGGTGGCACGCGGTATGGGTAAATGCTGTGTGGCCGGCTGCGGTGATATCAAGGTTGACTATTCCAAGCAGCAGTTCGCCACCAAAAGCGGTGCCATAATTCGCAAGGGCGATGTGATCACCCTTGACGGTTCTACCGGTGAGGTCATGCAGGGTGCGGTTCCCACCGTGTCGCCTGAACTGACCGGCGACTTCGCCATGCTGATGGAGTGGGTGGACAAGTTCCGCAAGCTCAAGGTGCGCACCAACGCCGATACGCCCAACGATGCAGCTGTCGCACGCAAGTTCGGCGCCGAAGGAATCGGCCTGTGCCGTACCGAACACATGTTCTTCGATGCAGAGCGGATCATGGCGGTGCGTGAGATGATTCTCTCGGAAGACGTCGAAGGGCGCAAAAAAGCCTTGACCAAGATCCTGCCCATGCAGAAAAGTGATTTCAAGGGCCTGTTTCGCGAAATGAAGGGGCTGCCGGTCACCATCCGCCTGCTCGATCCGCCACTGCACGAGTTTCTGCCGCAGAAGGAAGCGGAAATCGAAGAGATCGCTAAAGTGATGGGTGTCGACGCATCCGTGCTGCGGCACAAGGTCGACTATTTGCACGAGTTCAACCCCATGCTGGGTCATCGCGGCTGCCGCCTCGGCATCACTTATCCGGAAATCTACGACATGCAGGTGCAGGCGATTATGGAAGCGGCCTGCGAACTGATTCAGGAAGAGGGCTATCGGATCGTGCCGGAGATCATGATTCCCCTGGTCGGCCATGTGAAGGAGTTGGAAATCATGCGCGCCAATGCCGTGCGCATAGCCGATGGTGTGATTGAACGCCTGGGCGCCAAAGTCGAATACCTGATCGGGACCATGATCGAATTGCCGCGCGCAGCCCTGACCGCTGACGAAGTGGCGAGCCAGGCTGATTTCTTTTCCTTCGGCACCAACGACCTCACTCAGACCACCTTCGGTCTTTCCCGTGACGACGCCGGCAAGTTCCTGCCGCAGTATGTCGAGCAGAACATCCTGCCCAATGATCCCTTTGTCACGCTCGATCAGCGTGGGGTTGGACAGTTGGTGGAAATGGGCTGTGAAAAAGGACGCAAGGCCCGCCCCGGAATCAAGCTCGGGATCTGCGGCGAGCATGGCGGTGATCCCGAGAGCGTCATCTTCTGCCATAAGATTGGGCTCGATTATGTCTCCTGCTCGCCTTTCCGGGTACCGATCGCCCGGCTGGCGGCTGCCCACGCCGCACTAATGGACGAGGCTTGA
- a CDS encoding fumarylacetoacetate hydrolase family protein, translated as MHMVHMRGSSRNYNVGKIICLGRNYAEHARELGNPVPKEPVIFLKPATAIIRSGEQIVIPSYSNECHHEVEMAVLIGGYGRNIEKDKAHELIAGYAVALDMALRDVQNRLKKQGLPWEIAKGFDTSCPLSDFTPRDKVTTPERLGIRLSINGAIRQEGNTDQMILDPAEIIAHASTIFTLEEGDIILTGTPAGVGPVRSGDQLRAEIDQLGSLEVSVR; from the coding sequence ATGCATATGGTGCACATGCGCGGCAGCAGCCGCAACTACAACGTCGGCAAAATCATCTGCCTCGGTCGCAATTACGCAGAGCATGCGCGCGAGCTCGGCAATCCCGTTCCCAAGGAGCCTGTCATATTTCTCAAGCCCGCCACCGCCATCATTCGCAGTGGTGAGCAGATCGTAATACCGTCCTATTCCAACGAGTGCCACCACGAAGTGGAAATGGCCGTTCTTATCGGAGGTTATGGCCGCAACATTGAGAAGGACAAAGCACATGAGCTGATCGCGGGTTACGCGGTGGCGCTCGATATGGCCCTGCGCGATGTACAGAACCGCCTCAAAAAACAGGGATTACCCTGGGAGATTGCCAAAGGATTCGACACCTCGTGCCCTCTTTCCGACTTCACCCCCCGTGATAAGGTGACCACGCCTGAACGTCTCGGCATCCGCCTCAGCATCAACGGGGCCATCCGTCAGGAAGGCAACACGGATCAGATGATTCTGGATCCCGCCGAAATTATTGCGCACGCATCGACGATCTTCACCCTTGAGGAGGGAGATATCATTCTGACCGGAACTCCGGCCGGCGTCGGCCCGGTTCGGAGCGGCGATCAACTGCGCGCGGAGATTGACCAACTTGGATCGCTGGAGGTATCGGTCAGATGA
- the glyS gene encoding glycine--tRNA ligase subunit beta, whose translation MSAELFLEIGTEEIPAGFLPVAQADLERLLRKEFESARIAHGDVTTYATPRRLAISVADVAPEQQRQELDLMGPSVKVAFDADGNPSKAAMGFARSNGVDVADLGRVETEKGEYVHISKVVEGRPTSEILPEMLPRVIGAIPFKKSMRWKDLDIRFARPMHWIVALFDGDVVPFTFGNLSSGVLSRGHRFMAPDSFTVRDAQSWLKQCEQQFVLPQPQKRREIIADQIDRAAREAGGTVNPDPQLLDEVAFLVEYPVALCGSFEEKYLELPRELLITTMREHQRYFTVAGSDGQLMPRFITVANTKPRDPAVVIKGNERVLRARLADAMFFWQEDRKAPLENRLEALKNVVYQAKLGTSYEKVMRFKQIALDLAEKFEPQSAPLVERAALLAKCDLETGMVYEFPELQGVMGREYARLEGEDPRVCKAIHEHYLPIQAGGELPSDSIGAFVSLADKIDTICGCFGVGLIPTGTADPYALRRNAIGILNIVLDRGLRLSVAELVDRSLDLLEPKLQRPVGDVRQDVIEFIRLRFFNMLTGQGFAHDVVDAVLAEAFNDPVDALQRVKALAEMKQRQDFDALAVAFKRVVNIIKGGVDSVVRAGLFEAACEKDLAEAVSSVSNQVQRQVGNGDYAGALQSIAGLRAPVDAFFEGVMVMAEDEAVRNNRLALLTSVARLFQGIADFSRISD comes from the coding sequence ATGTCTGCCGAACTTTTTTTGGAAATTGGAACCGAAGAAATACCCGCCGGCTTTCTGCCGGTTGCTCAAGCTGATCTTGAACGCCTGCTGCGCAAGGAGTTCGAGTCGGCGCGTATCGCCCACGGAGATGTGACGACCTACGCCACCCCGCGCCGCCTGGCGATCTCCGTCGCCGATGTGGCTCCGGAACAGCAGCGCCAGGAACTTGACCTGATGGGGCCTTCGGTCAAGGTCGCTTTTGACGCGGATGGAAACCCCTCCAAGGCCGCCATGGGATTCGCCCGCTCCAACGGGGTGGATGTGGCTGACCTCGGCCGGGTCGAGACGGAAAAAGGGGAGTACGTCCATATTTCCAAGGTGGTCGAAGGTCGGCCCACTTCTGAGATCCTTCCTGAAATGCTGCCCCGCGTCATCGGCGCGATCCCTTTCAAGAAATCGATGCGCTGGAAAGATCTCGATATTCGATTCGCACGTCCCATGCACTGGATTGTCGCTCTCTTTGACGGCGATGTGGTTCCCTTCACCTTTGGCAACCTGAGCAGCGGAGTGCTCTCCCGCGGGCACCGCTTCATGGCGCCGGACAGCTTTACCGTCCGCGACGCCCAGAGTTGGCTGAAGCAGTGTGAACAGCAGTTCGTGCTGCCACAGCCCCAAAAACGCAGAGAGATTATTGCTGATCAAATCGATCGTGCTGCCCGTGAGGCCGGGGGGACCGTCAACCCCGATCCGCAGCTGCTCGATGAAGTCGCCTTTCTGGTCGAATATCCAGTGGCTCTGTGCGGCAGTTTCGAGGAGAAATATCTCGAACTTCCCCGCGAACTGCTGATTACCACCATGCGGGAGCATCAGCGTTATTTTACCGTGGCCGGATCCGACGGGCAGTTGATGCCGCGCTTCATCACGGTGGCCAATACCAAACCGCGCGATCCTGCGGTGGTGATCAAGGGCAACGAGCGCGTATTGCGGGCGCGGCTGGCCGATGCCATGTTCTTCTGGCAGGAGGACCGCAAGGCCCCCCTTGAAAATCGTCTTGAGGCGCTCAAGAACGTCGTCTATCAGGCAAAGCTGGGGACCAGCTACGAGAAGGTGATGCGCTTCAAGCAGATCGCCCTCGACCTGGCCGAAAAATTCGAGCCGCAGTCCGCTCCCCTTGTGGAGCGTGCCGCGCTGTTGGCCAAGTGTGACCTCGAGACCGGCATGGTCTACGAATTCCCGGAGCTTCAGGGGGTTATGGGGCGTGAATATGCGCGTCTCGAAGGGGAGGACCCCCGCGTCTGCAAGGCGATCCATGAACATTATCTGCCGATTCAGGCCGGCGGCGAGCTGCCCTCGGACAGTATCGGCGCTTTTGTGTCGCTTGCGGATAAGATCGACACCATCTGCGGCTGCTTCGGCGTCGGCCTCATCCCCACCGGGACTGCCGACCCCTATGCGCTGCGCCGCAATGCCATCGGGATTCTCAACATCGTTCTCGACCGCGGCTTGCGGCTTTCGGTTGCGGAACTGGTCGATCGCAGCCTCGACCTGCTGGAGCCCAAGCTGCAGCGCCCTGTAGGAGATGTGCGCCAAGATGTGATCGAATTCATCCGGCTGCGCTTCTTCAACATGCTGACCGGACAGGGCTTTGCCCATGATGTGGTCGATGCGGTGCTGGCTGAAGCCTTCAACGACCCCGTCGATGCGCTGCAGCGCGTCAAAGCACTGGCTGAAATGAAGCAACGCCAGGATTTCGATGCCCTGGCAGTTGCATTCAAGCGGGTGGTGAATATCATTAAGGGCGGAGTCGACAGCGTGGTGCGCGCCGGGCTGTTCGAAGCCGCATGCGAAAAGGACCTGGCTGAGGCGGTATCAAGTGTCTCAAACCAAGTGCAGCGGCAGGTTGGAAATGGAGATTATGCAGGAGCCCTTCAATCCATTGCCGGGTTGCGTGCTCCTGTGGATGCTTTTTTTGAAGGGGTCATGGTCATGGCGGAAGATGAGGCGGTGCGAAACAACCGTCTTGCGCTTCTGACCTCCGTGGCCCGGCTGTTTCAGGGGATTGCTGACTTTTCTCGGATCTCAGACTGA
- a CDS encoding rhomboid family intramembrane serine protease, which translates to MFLPVGDHPNPRTTPVMTYLLIAANVVVWLVVALPLSTARPDLNDPVLMQYLRDLGVQGSVPARVIFEQVSAYDLFIYQYGYRPADPSFLTLFTAMFLHGGWLHLIGNMLFLWIFGDNVEHRIGHIPFFFAYMVTGILATVFFAVFVPHSQTPMVGASGAISGVLGFYFLWFPRNMVKVFVFLFPFIMNTFMVPARLVLGFYLVIDNLLPFLLTGGGGGGGVAHGAHIGGFLGGLGIAWGMDRFPGHAKQLRKSGEE; encoded by the coding sequence ATGTTCCTGCCGGTTGGCGATCATCCTAACCCACGCACCACGCCGGTCATGACCTATCTTCTTATTGCGGCCAATGTCGTGGTATGGCTGGTGGTTGCCCTGCCGCTGAGCACGGCCCGCCCCGATCTGAACGATCCTGTTCTGATGCAGTACCTCAGGGATCTGGGTGTTCAGGGGTCCGTTCCCGCCCGAGTTATCTTCGAGCAGGTCAGTGCCTACGATCTGTTTATCTACCAGTATGGCTATCGCCCGGCCGACCCCTCTTTTCTGACTCTCTTTACGGCCATGTTTCTGCATGGCGGATGGCTCCATCTGATTGGGAATATGCTCTTTTTATGGATTTTCGGCGATAATGTCGAACATCGCATCGGCCATATTCCGTTCTTTTTTGCCTACATGGTGACAGGAATACTGGCCACGGTGTTTTTCGCCGTGTTTGTCCCCCATTCTCAGACCCCCATGGTGGGGGCGTCAGGGGCAATTTCGGGGGTGCTCGGCTTCTACTTCCTGTGGTTTCCCCGTAACATGGTCAAAGTTTTCGTTTTTCTGTTTCCGTTTATCATGAACACATTCATGGTGCCGGCGCGCCTGGTGCTGGGGTTTTACCTGGTGATCGACAACCTGCTGCCGTTTCTGCTCACCGGTGGTGGCGGAGGCGGTGGGGTCGCCCATGGCGCCCATATCGGAGGTTTTTTAGGCGGACTCGGCATCGCCTGGGGGATGGATCGGTTTCCGGGGCATGCTAAACAGTTACGAAAATCAGGGGAAGAGTAG
- the recO gene encoding DNA repair protein RecO, which yields MKILRSEAIVLRRIDYGEADRIVTLYARDAGLIKGFAAHARGSRRRFGAALEPFARITLHWQPARGDGLARLREAELQDLRPDLRAELDTLSLAAYGCEVLEALFADGEPHADVFDVLEAYLVALPAGTAQERAAYKLLFELRLLRAAGYLPHLLHCAECGETATPSQVAFSAERGGRLCPSCAGSDFRLRLSPLTLGTLARCLNVAADRFTGFRFGSLTMAEGAAVLGDALRVHLPHALRSQAFVDRFLENATPRQYDKNGP from the coding sequence ATGAAAATTCTACGCTCCGAAGCCATTGTTCTGCGGCGTATCGATTACGGGGAGGCTGACCGTATTGTGACCCTGTATGCGCGCGATGCCGGCCTGATCAAAGGTTTTGCCGCACATGCCCGGGGCAGTCGTCGTCGTTTCGGAGCGGCCCTGGAGCCTTTCGCGCGTATCACGCTGCACTGGCAGCCTGCGCGTGGAGACGGATTGGCGCGGCTGCGCGAAGCCGAACTGCAGGACCTGCGCCCCGATCTGCGGGCCGAACTTGATACCCTGTCACTGGCCGCCTACGGATGCGAAGTACTTGAAGCTCTGTTTGCCGACGGTGAACCTCATGCCGACGTCTTCGACGTGCTGGAGGCGTATCTGGTGGCCTTGCCTGCCGGAACGGCGCAGGAGCGGGCCGCTTACAAGCTGCTCTTCGAGCTGCGCCTGCTGCGGGCGGCCGGTTACCTGCCGCACCTGCTCCACTGTGCCGAATGCGGCGAGACGGCCACGCCTTCACAGGTGGCCTTCTCTGCCGAGCGGGGCGGGCGGCTGTGCCCGTCCTGTGCCGGCAGCGATTTCCGCCTGCGCCTCTCCCCCCTGACCTTGGGAACCCTGGCGCGTTGCCTGAATGTGGCGGCCGATCGTTTCACCGGATTCCGGTTCGGTTCCCTGACCATGGCTGAGGGGGCCGCTGTCCTCGGCGACGCCCTGCGGGTTCATCTGCCTCATGCCTTGCGCAGCCAGGCATTTGTCGATCGCTTTCTGGAGAACGCAACCCCGCGTCAGTACGATAAAAACGGGCCCTGA